In Ascaphus truei isolate aAscTru1 chromosome 2, aAscTru1.hap1, whole genome shotgun sequence, the genomic stretch GATCCCCTGACTTTGGATATCTATTGttctaatgtatgtatgtactgtatctatGGTTTTGGGGCCTGCGTCCCaataacagtgctcaatccaattctGAACATTCAATAGTATAAGTGATATGATATCATAATAGTGATCTCTTGGGTAGTGAGATCTTGGACCCAGTGCTAGCTTGATGCAGCATATCAACAGACACTAATCAATAAGATAGTCCATGTGCCAAATTGAAAATGCAAGGGTTAACATACCATGGATGCGTAGGACTGCGCCGTACAGGACCCTTGTGCTGCAGCACTGTTGCCGGTCATCAATTCTCCAATTGAAAGAGAAATACAATACTCACTGGTGTCAGCTTCATGAGTTGCGTGCATCACGCTCCATATAGACAATAGTGGTAGAAATCcagggattccagcggtgcacagcttggtaGAGTAGGAGACaagcaaggtgtgggttaaaaataagTTTTTATTGACAAatcatggtatgggggacacactctgacacgtttcggactaacatagtccttaatcatagagctctatgattaaggactatgttagtccgaaacgcgtcagagtgtgtcccccataccatgatTTGTCAATAAAAActtatttttaacccacaccttgctggtctcctactctaccaagctgtgcaccgctggaatccctgGATTTCTAccactattgtatgtatgtactgtatgtatatctttatttatatagcaccatccatgtacatagtgctacacagcagtaatacacgggacataaacatataacacattctGTAATGAGAATAAGCCCTggaggcataaaagtaacattaggaaaaggagtccctgccctgaagaacttacaatctaattggtaattagggagaatgtacacagacagtaggagggtgttctggtaagtacgtctgcaagGAGCCACGGGCAATGTATGAGGCATattgtatcagccacggagctacccatacgcctcgttaaagaggtgtgtaaTAAGATGGATCTATAAAATATTGTTACCCAGACAACCACATATTCAAAatatgtttatattatttcaTATTCCTCTATATATTACCTAGGGCTAGGCAGTTAAATTCCAACCTTGCACACGTCGATGGCTGAGACCCAGCTTGTACTGTAAGGTTAACCTCTGGATGATGCCCAATTGATTCCAGTAAATTAAAAGTATCTTCAAATACAATCTAAATATTTACAGCATGAGATCCCAAGGATAGTGTGGGAGTCTTACTCCtggcaaacatcacaaacatacattcctttgctataaaaaaaaaaaagcatttgctgGATGGCTAGAAACCCCCCAATTGTTTATGATCACAGATGAAGTAGATTATAAAAGGAGAGTCTTCCTTCCAGAGTCACAGATGCAATTTGACTTTGCAACAAGAGAGATCTAATCATGGGGAACACTTGGAGAGCACTGCTACTTCTCAGCTTGGCCGTGGGGCAGAACCTTTGGGCCTTTCCTTTGGATTCTTCTTGGAGCGTCCAAGCCCGTTCATCCATCATACGGGCTGTTGAGCGTTACAATATAGCCCACAGAGATAGCTCAATGTTTAAGCTGCTAGAAGTGACTCCAGGTTTCAACTTGGTAAGTATTACATAGTGTTTCGAGAGCCTGTGATTGCATTTCAGTTTATGGAATTATTGTACAGCTTGGACCTCTCCTGCATTCATCACAATATTGTCATTCTGAGAAGTATAAGGACTTTTCTCATTTTACAGCAGGTTGAAATGCATTGTTTATCTCTACCTGAATTAACCCCAGCGGCAGGGAAGATCTTTCACAGATGTCCTTTGTATGGATTCCTGTGCATTTATAGACGAGACTTGTGAGATTTCAAAAGAAACGAGAGAAACGGCGCGGGCTTCGTTTTCCCGATTCGCTGTTTTATGGAAAATATTGGCATGTTCATGATTAAAAAATAGTAGAGCGGGTAGGTTTGGTTCTAGAAGAAAGCTCTTTAGTGAATGCAAAATCACATCACCTAGATCaggggggtgctcaacttcagtcctcaagacccccccaacaggacaggttttcaggatatccctgcttcagcacaggtggctcaatcagtcagagactgagtctctgattgagccacctgtgctgaagaaggaacTGATTgtgccgcctgtgctgaagcagggatatcctgaaaacctgacctgttgtggggtcttgaggactggagttgagcacccccccccccgtgatctAGATTAGAACGTCAGCGTTGGATACACAGGGGGACAGCAAAGGGGGTAGGGTTTGATGAACATTAAATGCGTACAAAACAAACTATGGAGGCATCACAATTGCAGAGAATAATCAAACCCTCTGAGATCCCAATGAGAATAATGTAAAATGTTTCCTTTGATAAAACTGGTGCTATTCTATTGACTGGGTCTGGcagcagttttgcagctggggcaGGTTGGTTAATAACGCTCTTAGGGGCACATACATCAGGTGGCGGTAAGGGTTACCCCACCCACACCGTTAGCTCCCACTCAAGACAATGGGAGTTAACCCCGCAACGGGTGGGATAACCCTTAATGGCAATGGATAAATGTGGCTTCCATATGGATTGCCCCTCACAGAACAAGTAAAACAACCAATGCCAGCCACTGGGATTCCCATGTAGCTGATATAAGAGGCCATTGTGCTGCAAAGAACATACTGAATGGGGCAGCAACACCCAGAACAAAAGAAGGTACAGGTAAATGTGACTAAGTGGCATCTGTTCATATCAATGCCTTCCTGGAGCCAGGATGTGGGAATTGTTTGAAGCCATTTGTATGCactcaacaaaagacaaaaaagccccaatgctatatccaataGGACGAATTATTTAGTACgttaatatgtattttatatatagtcTCTCTTTATAAATATGGGCCATTTAGTTCAATACATTGCCCAAAGTTTGTTAAGCCTACAGCCATGTCACAGTAACCCCATTTCAGTAGGCCCTGCTTGGGTTTTAACTTGCTGAGACTGTGTATGCCATTTGTGTGTATTCACAGATATGAGTATGACACTTTAATAAAACCACCTTGTAAATCTCAGAATGCACGTTTCCCACTAGATGTTGGTTAGCGTTGCCTTAAATAAGGTAGAATACATTAAAGCAGAATACATAATCAGGACCAACATATTAACCAGAGGCAAAACaccacttcccccttcccacttcctccttccccccacaccttctccctccccttcacccttcccccacatctccccctccttcccccaaaCCTTCTCACTCTCCTTCCTCCTTCCCTCCACACCTGCCActccatccctcttcccccacaccttctctctctccttcccccacatctccccttccttcccccacatctcccccttcccccagatctccccatccttcccccttcccccacatctccccatccttcctccttcccctacatctccccatccttcccccacatctccccatccttcctccttcccctacatctccccatccttcccccttcccccacatctccccctccccacatctccccatccttcctccttcccccacatctccccctccttcccccacacCTTCTCACTCTCCTTCCTCCTTCCCTCCACACCTGCCTCACCTTCACCCTTCCCCCcacaccttctccctctccctctctctttcccacacaccttctcactctccttctccttccccacaccttctccctctccttccttcttcccccacaccttctccctctccttcctcattCCCCCAACACATCCTttccttcctccttcccctcacaccttcccctctccttccccatttccccacaccttctccctctccttccctcttcccccacaCCTTCTCCCGCTCCTTCCTCATTCCCCCAACACATCCTTCCTttccttcctccttcccctcacaccttcccctctccttccccattcCCCCACAACTTCTCCCTCTGCTTCCTCCTTCCCCCcacaccttctccctctcctttctccctcctcccacACCTTTTCCCACTCCCACATTTTGAACTCTTGCTACCCACCACCTTTCCCCCTTTTTCCTTGCTCTCTTTCTTCTTCTTCCATTAACTTTCCCTTCTCCCTTTTCTCCTTCCCAAACCCCACTCCAAATTCCCATCTTCCTCGCCATCACTCAGAAACCTACCTCCGTTTAAATTGGAATATTCCTCGGCAACAAGACTGTGGCCCCAAAACAGATGCTAAAAAGCCCACTACAGGGGACTCTGTCCTTTATACATGGTGGGGGGCAAATATTACTATTGGTGTAACGTTGAATTGCTTTCTTTGCAGAATCTATCACCACATCCACGAGTCCTACATTTCACTATGAAAGAAACAGTTTGCCCGAAACTAGAGAAGAAAGTGATGCAGGATTGCCCCTTCAAAGCTGATGGTGTAAGTAACAAGGGATGTTTTCCTAAAAGTGCCACATTTCCAGAAGCCTCAACCATGAACAGGTTTTTGTCATGAGCCAACAATTCTG encodes the following:
- the LOC142487937 gene encoding cathelicidin-6-like, coding for MGNTWRALLLLSLAVGQNLWAFPLDSSWSVQARSSIIRAVERYNIAHRDSSMFKLLEVTPGFNLNLSPHPRVLHFTMKETVCPKLEKKVMQDCPFKADGLLKSCSLHAFQGPQTNRVLPVCDTVIQQSSGVSNQTKCKGKKNCKKEDERKKTQGYSGRFSIIASLPVQRLVTQ